A stretch of DNA from Calditrichota bacterium:
TGCAATGTAGTCCGGAACATGCCAAAAAAGAGAATCCCGGTGATCAAATTCTTTAACTATATTTTCATCTTGCCACGTACCATAATCGATCACTTCAATTAATTCATAGCGATTAAAATCCGGGCCGTTATATCTTTCCCATTCAAGTCTCAATAAACCATTGTTTGAACGGATTGAAACAAGTTTTACTGGATCAGGGAGCCGATTGTATATTTCAATATAACTATTATGCTCAAATTGAAAAGCCTCAGCATCAAGGTTGCTGGCAAGGCTTTTCCCATCTGTTGAAGTAATTACTTTTGCCTTTAACTCATATAGTCCATCCTCAAAGTTTTCTGTTTCTAAAATAAAAGTACTGTCATTAGAAATTGTTAATATTTCTTTTTTGTTTAAATAGACAGTTATCTGGTAAATTTTCCTATTTGAACTAAATGTAAAATGATTTTCACCCCATATCACCATTGTATCTTGTGAACCCTGCAATGACAATAAAACATTAGTTGGAGTTGGTTGTGGTACATCATGAAAAATTGATCCAGTCGGGTTGTATTTAATTTTGTCGCAAGACAAACACAAAAGTGAAATGATCATGATAATTTTTGTAATGTTCATAATATCCTAATTATTAAAAGCTAAACCAAAAGTTAAGCCGATACGGAACCCACTCCAATCAGAGCCAACTTTTGAGCGATTTCGAAAAAGTAGATAAGATTTATTATTATTCTGATGATGCAAATCTGCCTTATTATCTACTAAATAGTTCAATTCAAGGCGGGTAGTCAAGAATTTTAATTTTAATTGATATGCAACGTACGGTGAAAATCCAAATGATTGTGATTGAAAGTGGTTATCTTCCCAAATACTTTCATCCCAAACAGTCAATAAATCAATTATTTCTAAAGATGAATTTATTAGTAGAAATTTGTTGCCAATCAATAAATCAGCATATTCAGATTTATTAAGGTTGATCTCTAAAAATATGCCATATGTTTCAGCCTCAATCCAGTAATCTGTTTTGTACTCTCCAGAATAATCAATATAACCTGATCGCGCTCCCGTTGAAGAATAATTAAATAATATTCCTACATTAACATTTTTAAAAATAGTAGTTCCAGTTTGAAGCTCAAATGAAAAATATGATGGAAAAGATTTGATCTTTGAAATTGGTACATTAAGCGAAGAACTATTGTAATCGGCGATTTCTTTTTGAACATTTTTTAATTCTGACATGCCATAGGAGGAGTAAAATGTTCCAATCCTAATAGATATATCCTGACCATAAGTAACAATTCCATTGGCTAACAATAAAGCAACAAAAATACTGACTTTGTTTATGATCAAAATTCATTCCTCCATGGCCTAATACTATTAATACAAAACTAAATGATAACTTAAACAATTAAAACTGCTTTTTCAAACAGACTTTTGGCTTTTATATATACAATCTAGTGGGTATTAGTCTCAGATAGATGGGGGTTTACTATTCCGTAAAGGTCTTTTACCAAACTTCCGGACCTGATCTCCATTCAATTGAAAGTGGGCGCTTAATATCCAATTGGGGTGTTTTGGGCAATCTATAAATCATAGCTTGCTCATCTTTCGGACTCTCATAGAGCCGGCCATCCTTACGATAATTTAGCGGCCCTTTCCAAAGCTGCCAACCAAGTTTCAGATAAAAATCTACCGGGTCCGGACATAACCCGCCAATTTCAAATAAATCGCTTTTTGCTACCTTTATTGTTTCTTTCATCAAAGCCGTACCAATCCCCATTTTTTGATATTTTGGGTCTGTTGCAACAGCTTCTATGTACGCTGTGCGCATAGCTTTGTTTTCAGCAACCTGAAGCCACCTTTCAATTATGCATGCATGACCGACAATTACACCTTTATCCCAGACAATAAAGTGAAGCGGATTAATAAATGCCTGAAAATAAATCCGAAGATCCTCTCCAAAAGCCCGCTCACATAGCTCAAATACTTCTTCTTGATCTTGCTTCTTTAAATTGTTTGCAGGGATTATCTGAATTGGCCATTCCAAAGTTTTCTCTCTTTGCATTTTATTTCATTTTACGTGCTAAACCAGCAACCCTTTTGCCAAGCGATTCTGCTTTCTCTAAAAACATTTTATCAACCTCAGAATCATTATTTTTTGCTTTAAAGAGTTCTTCGCTTGTGATGGCAGATGCACCAAAAGCAGAGCGCCAACTATCACCACCAACTACGACCATTCCAAAAACCAACATTGAATGAAGAAGGTTAAGCTGCGTCAATTCTTCACCGGCAGAAATACCGCCTCCACTTACAAATGCCGCCCCGATTTTATCTTTTAATGGAGACCCTTTAAATGGCCAGTTGTTAATAAAACTCTGCATTTCCGGCGCAACATTTGCGTTATAAACCGGGCTGCCCAAAATGATGGCATCTGCTTTAAGCAAATCACTTGTTTTGGCCTTTTCAACAGACACAACTTTAACATGCACATTTTCAATCTTTTTTGCTCCCTGCGCAACGTGTTTGGCCATGGATTTTGTATTTCCTGTTTTACTGAAATAAACAATCAGTACATTTGTACTATCTTGTGCAGGTAATTGATACAAAAATAATAGAAGAAAAATGCCAATCTTGATAAGTTTATTCATAGCTTTTCCATTGTTTAAGTTTCATTTATTTAAACAGTTAGGGATTAATACATAACTTATTAAAAATTGTTATTATAAACTTTTAAATTTTATCTTTGCTTTAAAAACCACAAATCGTTTAGGTCTGCTAAACTATGAACAGCTTAAGTTATAAAATTGGCCTTGGCTATTTCATAATTATAATTCTAAATATCTCGATTGCTATCTTTGCCGTTTATCATATTAACCAGCTAAGCGAGCCTATTGATCAGATTTTAAAGGAAAACTATAGAAATATAAAATCTGCTGAACAAATGAAGGAAGCCCTAACAAGCCAGGAAATGATTCAACTAACAATGGTTGAAAGAGGGATGGATTCTTCCTTAGTAAATAATTTCAGGCATCACAAAACAGAGTTTAATAACTGGCACGAAAATGCTGTTAATGGAATTTCACTACCACGGGAACCGGTAATTCTCGATAGCCTGAAACTGCTTTATTCGAATTATCTTCAAAAATCTGATTCTCTGCAAAACTTTATACTCTGTGATATGACCTACAAAGAATCCAAATCGTATCACTTTATAATTATTTTACCGCTGGCCACAGAAATAAATTTACTCTGTGTGCAAATGAAAGAGCTGAACGAGCAGGCCATTTTTAATGCCGATAATAAAGCAAGGGGTATTTCTTTTCAGGCGAATGCTCTAATCGGAACATTTTCTGTATTTGCGATTTTGTTTAGCATAATTGCCGGGATCTATTTTACGCAGAGCATAATTCGGCCGGTTAATAAAACCACAGAGACCGTTCGCAAAATTCGCAGAGGACAATTTAACCAGAAAATCCCCATCACCACCAATGATGAGATCGCGGAATTAGGAATTGAATTTAACCGCATGACAGACCGACTTGACAAACATATCCGGGATGTTAGCGGCCTGAAAAAGCTGGATCAAATGAAGTCTGATTTTATGTCTACAATTTCCCATGAGTTTAAAACGCCCCTCACTTCCATTAATCTGACCATTGATATTTTGCTAAATCAAAAAGCTGAGCAGTTAAGTTCTCAACAAAAAGAACTTTTAATCCTCGCAAAAGAAGATTGCACCCGACTTACAAATTTTGCACGGGAACTCCTTGAGCTTTCAAAACTTGAATCCGGCACAAAACCGATGCATTTTGAAAAAATAAATATTTCGGATTTAATTGATTTTTCCATGCAACCATTTAAAATAATGCGCGAGCAAAAATCAATTACAATTAATGTGAAATTAAATCCGGTTGATATTGAGCTTAAAGGAGATAGAAATAATCTAAGCCGCGTAATCTCTAATATGCTTGATAATGCCATTAATCATTCAAAACAGGGTGGCAGGATTGATATTTCGGCAAGTCAGGAAAATGATAATTTGCGTTTTTCAATTGCAGACCAGGGAGTCGGAATTCCTGCCCAATCAATAGATTTGGTTTTTGATAAATTTATACAGGTTGGATCGGCGAGAAAGAAAGGAAATATTGGACTTGGGCTGGCAATTTGTAAAGAAATTATTTCGATGCACAAAGGTAAAATTTGGGTTGAAAGTGAACTGGGCAAAGGAAGTACATTTATTTTCACAATCCCATTTGGACTATAAAACTTTTTAATAAATTTCAGGACTTCAAATGACTTTAGAAAAAACAAACATCTTAATTGTTGATGATGAGGCAAATATTTTAAATACCATGGAAATATGCCTTAAAGATGCCGGTTATAAAATTACAACCAGCAACGAACCCCAGAAAGCCATAGAGCTGATCCAGGAAAAAAGTTTTGATATCGCTTTTGTAGATTTGAAAATGGAGCCGCTTAACGGACTGGAAGTTTTAAAGGAAATCAAATTTTGTTCACCGGAAACAACCGTCATAATTATGACTGCTCACGGTTCTGTCGACAGCGCAATCGAAGCAATCAAGCAGGGCGCGTATCATTATTTACAAAAGCCGTTCGACTATCTTGAATTACAGGTTTTTACAGAAAAAACTTTGCAATATCACCGGCTGAAAACGGAAGTTGTTTCTCTGCGGCATGAAGTTGCAAACGTTGAATTTCCCGGAAATATAATTACGCGTAGCAGCAAAATGCGCGAAATGATTTCTTTGGCCGAACAAGTTGCCCAAACCAATTTAAGCGTGTTAATCGAAGGCGAAAGTGGCACCGGGAAAGAATTATTTGCCCAGCTAATTTTTAACGGGAGTGAGCGAAACAAAAAACCTTTTGTAAAAATAAACTGCGCAGCTCTTGCCGAAAATTTATTGGAAAACGAATTGTTTGGGCATGTAAAAGGCGCTTTTACTGGCGCAATTAATGACCGGGTTGGCCGATTTGAAATGGCTAATGGCGGCACAATTTTTTTAGATGAAATTGCCGAACTTTCTCCGGCGTTGCAAGCCAAACTTTTAAGGGTTTTACAAAGTAATGAATTTGAGCGCCTTGGCGAATCTGTTACCAAAAAAGTGGATGTCCGCGTTATCGCCGCAACGAATAAAAACCTGGAAGAAGCCATAAAAGAGGGTGTTTTCCGTGAGGATCTTTTTTATCGCCTGAATGCTGTTCGGTTAAAATTAATTCCTTTGCGTGAACGGCCTGAAGATATTACCCTTCTAACTCATTATTTTATAAAAAAATTTTCCGCGCATAAAGAGGTTGAAATATCATTCGAAGCCTTAAAACTTTTAAGATTAAATCGCTGGAGTGGCAACGTTCGTGAACTTGAAAATACTATTGAGCGCACAGTGTTGCTTTCTCAAAATGAAAGTATTGCGGTCAAAGATCTACCTGGTGAGTTAACAAAATCTGCCAAATCAGAAAGTGAAAAACTCTCACTGGAAGAAGTGGAAAAAAATCATATCAAAAAAATCCTGCACATTTCCAAAGACCTTGCAGAGGCTTCAGAAATATTAGGGATCGATCCTGCTACTCTCTGGCGTAAAAGAAAAAAATATGGTTTATAGGCTTAGCCCTCATAGTGAATTTTTTTCAGAGTCTTTTGTTTATCCCTCCATTTTATTAACTGGAAAATTATTGCATAATTCAAGATCAACTTTATACTTTCTTGCAAAGTTCACGATATATATAATTCTCCAAATTCTATTTAACTACTTCTAAGAATAGTAAAAACAATTGTTTATACCACAAATTCAATCATGGCATTATTATTGGATTCTTTCTAAGCAACTTTTTACAAAACTTAGGAGGAAACAATGTCCATACACAAAGATCAAGATGCCGATTTGCGCTATAAGTATAAACGCCGATTGGAGCTTTCTTTTATATTATCGCTTTCACTGGTTACACTATTATTTTATTCATTCAAAGAAAACAATTCCGGCCCACCACCAATTCCTGACATTCCAGATTTCACAATTGAGGTAGTGAAAATTCCGCCAACCATACAGCACAAACGACCACCAAGACCACCACAGCCAACAATACCAATTGCAAGTGACGATGAAGATTTACCGGAAGATGTCCAGCTTGAGAAGCTATTTGATCCCGAAATTGATTTTGATATTGAGCCGCCTGAACCTGAAGAAGATGAAGAACCATTTACTTTGTGGATGGTTTCTGAAAAACCGGTTTTACTATACAAAGAAGTGCCTTATTACCCAGAGCTTGCTCAAAAAGTCGGGATTGAAGGACGGGTTACCGTAATGGTTGTTATTTCAAAAACGGGAACGGTTTTAAGCGCAACTTTAATGGGCGAGAAAAATATGTTAAGTGATGCTGCAATCGCCGCTGCTTTGAAATGTACATTTAAACCAGCCAAACAATTCGACAAATTTGTCAAAGTAAAAATGACTATCCCTTTCGACTTTAGGTTAAGGTAGTTGGTCCATAAAGCAGCCCTTCCACCTCGGGCTGCTTTTTTTAATAACCAGATACTTATTACCAAGGAAAATCAATTAGGATTAAAAGTATATTTTTAAAAAAATTATTCAGTTGAGGCAGGTTTTTCTGTATTCAAAAACAGGGGACTTTCGAAGCCCTTTTCCT
This window harbors:
- a CDS encoding GNAT family N-acetyltransferase, whose protein sequence is MQREKTLEWPIQIIPANNLKKQDQEEVFELCERAFGEDLRIYFQAFINPLHFIVWDKGVIVGHACIIERWLQVAENKAMRTAYIEAVATDPKYQKMGIGTALMKETIKVAKSDLFEIGGLCPDPVDFYLKLGWQLWKGPLNYRKDGRLYESPKDEQAMIYRLPKTPQLDIKRPLSIEWRSGPEVW
- a CDS encoding flavodoxin family protein, whose amino-acid sequence is MNKLIKIGIFLLLFLYQLPAQDSTNVLIVYFSKTGNTKSMAKHVAQGAKKIENVHVKVVSVEKAKTSDLLKADAIILGSPVYNANVAPEMQSFINNWPFKGSPLKDKIGAAFVSGGGISAGEELTQLNLLHSMLVFGMVVVGGDSWRSAFGASAITSEELFKAKNNDSEVDKMFLEKAESLGKRVAGLARKMK
- a CDS encoding HAMP domain-containing protein, whose protein sequence is MNSLSYKIGLGYFIIIILNISIAIFAVYHINQLSEPIDQILKENYRNIKSAEQMKEALTSQEMIQLTMVERGMDSSLVNNFRHHKTEFNNWHENAVNGISLPREPVILDSLKLLYSNYLQKSDSLQNFILCDMTYKESKSYHFIIILPLATEINLLCVQMKELNEQAIFNADNKARGISFQANALIGTFSVFAILFSIIAGIYFTQSIIRPVNKTTETVRKIRRGQFNQKIPITTNDEIAELGIEFNRMTDRLDKHIRDVSGLKKLDQMKSDFMSTISHEFKTPLTSINLTIDILLNQKAEQLSSQQKELLILAKEDCTRLTNFARELLELSKLESGTKPMHFEKINISDLIDFSMQPFKIMREQKSITINVKLNPVDIELKGDRNNLSRVISNMLDNAINHSKQGGRIDISASQENDNLRFSIADQGVGIPAQSIDLVFDKFIQVGSARKKGNIGLGLAICKEIISMHKGKIWVESELGKGSTFIFTIPFGL
- a CDS encoding sigma-54-dependent Fis family transcriptional regulator translates to MTLEKTNILIVDDEANILNTMEICLKDAGYKITTSNEPQKAIELIQEKSFDIAFVDLKMEPLNGLEVLKEIKFCSPETTVIIMTAHGSVDSAIEAIKQGAYHYLQKPFDYLELQVFTEKTLQYHRLKTEVVSLRHEVANVEFPGNIITRSSKMREMISLAEQVAQTNLSVLIEGESGTGKELFAQLIFNGSERNKKPFVKINCAALAENLLENELFGHVKGAFTGAINDRVGRFEMANGGTIFLDEIAELSPALQAKLLRVLQSNEFERLGESVTKKVDVRVIAATNKNLEEAIKEGVFREDLFYRLNAVRLKLIPLRERPEDITLLTHYFIKKFSAHKEVEISFEALKLLRLNRWSGNVRELENTIERTVLLSQNESIAVKDLPGELTKSAKSESEKLSLEEVEKNHIKKILHISKDLAEASEILGIDPATLWRKRKKYGL
- a CDS encoding energy transducer TonB, with the protein product MSIHKDQDADLRYKYKRRLELSFILSLSLVTLLFYSFKENNSGPPPIPDIPDFTIEVVKIPPTIQHKRPPRPPQPTIPIASDDEDLPEDVQLEKLFDPEIDFDIEPPEPEEDEEPFTLWMVSEKPVLLYKEVPYYPELAQKVGIEGRVTVMVVISKTGTVLSATLMGEKNMLSDAAIAAALKCTFKPAKQFDKFVKVKMTIPFDFRLR